The following proteins are co-located in the Callospermophilus lateralis isolate mCalLat2 chromosome 8, mCalLat2.hap1, whole genome shotgun sequence genome:
- the LOC143642053 gene encoding PRAME family member 12-like: MSIQSPPTLLELAGRSLLSNKSRAVLDLEELPIELFPPLFVEAFSRGHTEVLKKMVQAWPFTRLPLGALMRKSQLEMIRVALEGLDMLIAQQDHPRRWKLQVLDLRNVPQNFWRMWSGAVVDACSPEDIKKNRTLKLGPAMVAKQPFKVFIDLSLRKRPLNEFLTHLFLWVKQRRDRLHLCCNRLKIFGKPTSHTRKVLRLLQLDSVQKVEVHCTWAASTLAAFAPFLGQMRNLRKLLVSQVYVPAYTSQEEQEQLFAQLTSQFLRMDCLQKFCANAVFLLKGHLEQVLRQLRHLELRGIKLTNFSLEPLQILLDSTATTLNILDLEACGITDSQLQTLLPALSRCSQLVVLSFHGNCLSMSTLRDLLLHTARLSQLSIELYPAPVESYDAWGTIHPGRCSQLCAELTAIVRDFRQPNILVFCTVPCRRCGSKFMYNQGLIHCSCPTPA; encoded by the exons ATGAGCATCCAGTCCCCACCCACGCTGCTGGAGCTGGCAGGGCGCAGCCTGCTGAGCAACAAGTCCAGGGCTGTCCTGGATCTGGAGGAACTGCCCATAGAGCTCTTCCCACCACTCTTTGTGGAGGCCTTCAGCAGGGGACACACTGAGGTCCTGAAGAAAATGGTGCAGGCCTGGCCCTTCACCCGCCTGCCCCTGGGGGCCCTGATGAGGAAGTCACAGCTTGAGATGATTCGAGTGGCTCTGGAAGGGCTGGACATGCTGATTGCCCAGCAGGATCACCCCAG GAGGTGGAAACTGCAGGTGCTGGATTTGCGGAATGTTCCCCAGAACTTCTGGAGGATGTGGTCTGGAGCCGTGGTTGATGCCTGCTCCCCAGAAGACATTAAGAAGAATCGAACATTGAAACTTGGTCCAGCAATGGTAGCTAAGCAACCCTTCAAGGTTTTCATAGACTTGAGCCTCAGAAAAAGACCCCTAAATGAATTCCTGACCCACTTGTTCCTGTGGGTCAAACAGAGAAGGGACAGGCTGCACCTGTGTTGCAATAGGCTGAAGATCTTTGGGAAACCCACCAGCCACACCAGGAAGGTCCTGAGACTGTTGCAGCTGGACTCTGTCCAGAAGGTGGAAGTGCACTGCACCTGGGCAGCCTCCACCTTGGCTGCTTTTGCTCCTTTCTTGGGCCAGATGAGGAACCTGAGGAAGCTGCTTGTCTCTCAGGTCTATGTGCCTGCCTACACCTCCCAAGAGGAGCAGGAGCAGCTGTTCGCTCAGCTTACCTCACAGTTCCTCAGGATGGACTGCCTGCAGAAGTTCTGTGCCAATGCTGTCTTCCTCCTCAAGGGCCACCTAGAACAGGTGCTGAG GCAGCTCAGACACCTGGAACTGAGGGGCATCAAACTGACCAATTTCAGTCTGGAGCCCCTCCAAATCCTGCTGGACAGCACTGCAACCACCCTGAACATTCTGGACTTGGAAGCTTGCGGGATCACTGACTCCCAGCTCCAGACTCTCCTGCCTGCCCTGAGCCGCTGCTCCCAGCTTGTGGTCTTGAGCTTCCATGGGAACTGCCTCTCTATGTCAACCCTGAGGGACCTGCTGCTTCACACTGCCAGGCTGAGCCAGTTGAGCATAGAGCTGTACCCTGCCCCTGTGGAGAGCTATGATGCCTGGGGTACCATCCACCCAGGGAGATGTTCCCAACTCTGTGCTGAGCTGACAGCAATAGTGAGGGACTTTAGGCAGCCAAACATCCTTGTGTTCTGTACTGTCCCCTGTCGTCGTTGTGGCTCCAAGTTCATGTATAACCAGGGCCTCATTCACTGCTCCTGTCCAACACCTGCCTAG